The Lewinellaceae bacterium genome has a segment encoding these proteins:
- a CDS encoding SCP2 sterol-binding domain-containing protein: MNISEVTEMIRAQAQKNAPFGATLKFQIDGEFIFLDGNGPENIISNEDKEADCMISTTSEHFQKLFKGELNPMMAVMTGKVKVKGDMGVAMKLKSLMEG; this comes from the coding sequence ATGAATATTTCAGAAGTAACCGAAATGATCAGAGCTCAGGCTCAAAAAAATGCTCCCTTTGGTGCGACGCTTAAGTTCCAGATTGACGGAGAATTTATTTTCCTGGATGGAAATGGACCGGAGAACATTATTTCCAATGAAGACAAAGAGGCCGATTGTATGATCTCCACTACGAGTGAGCATTTCCAAAAACTTTTTAAGGGAGAATTGAACCCCATGATGGCTGTGATGACCGGCAAAGTCAAGGTAAAAGGCGATATGGGGGTGGCCATGAAGCTGAAATCTTTGATGGAAGGATAG
- a CDS encoding glucosaminidase domain-containing protein, translating to MKLSYTNSNAGADNRQAHSRVSRSERGMDSGDTGHYFPVSDIWHLFKQLFSGLGRIFVVLKYFLHGLMPNLKGEIRLPWFKIGVVAVAVFIVAKKDINFSINMRAPSFSELEETAAVHKDEMSLVQAVSYTTTEKKETTTMPAPTNEEVKAYVKRFTKVARTEMEKFGIPASINLAQAILESAAGKSPMARETNNHFGKPLADKNYGNAWENWRAHSLFLRAEYQSLFEAEGSYKTWAKGLKKLKYSKDKSYDKKLIQIVEKYQLYLLDEPI from the coding sequence ATGAAACTTTCTTATACAAACTCAAACGCCGGGGCGGATAATCGCCAGGCACACTCCAGAGTCAGCAGAAGTGAACGTGGGATGGATTCCGGGGATACCGGACATTATTTTCCTGTTTCTGATATCTGGCATCTTTTCAAACAATTATTTTCAGGACTGGGAAGAATCTTCGTGGTTTTGAAATATTTTTTACACGGACTAATGCCTAATCTAAAAGGGGAGATCAGGTTGCCCTGGTTTAAAATTGGGGTGGTGGCTGTTGCGGTTTTTATTGTGGCCAAAAAGGATATCAATTTTTCCATCAATATGCGCGCGCCCTCTTTTTCTGAATTGGAAGAAACCGCAGCGGTGCACAAAGATGAAATGAGTTTGGTCCAGGCCGTTAGTTACACCACCACAGAAAAAAAAGAGACCACTACGATGCCTGCCCCGACAAATGAAGAGGTTAAGGCGTATGTGAAACGGTTTACCAAAGTAGCTCGCACCGAAATGGAAAAATTTGGCATCCCGGCCAGTATTAATCTTGCCCAGGCCATTTTGGAAAGTGCTGCCGGAAAATCGCCCATGGCCAGGGAAACCAACAATCACTTTGGCAAACCATTGGCCGACAAAAACTATGGAAATGCCTGGGAGAACTGGCGGGCCCACAGCCTTTTTCTAAGGGCGGAATACCAATCGCTTTTTGAGGCGGAAGGCAGTTATAAAACCTGGGCAAAAGGGCTTAAAAAGCTGAAATATTCAAAAGACAAGAGTTATGATAAAAAGCTTATTCAAATTGTTGAAAAATATCAACTCTATTTATTGGATGAGCCGATATGA
- a CDS encoding fused MFS/spermidine synthase, which yields MQKTFWKRFFSYFGELHVESAPSTYNPHLYVSLRRGRYQLCTAHAVYSYEDRYDNFVRAFKKAKLHDRKIDNVLILGFGLGSIPIILEKQGHDYYFTAVEIDEEVLYLANKYSLSDMTSNIELICADANAFVMQCSDRYDMICMDVFLDDTVPSVFEEALFLQKIKKLLTPNGLFLYNRLAANSEDVKKTKTFFEEGFLPVFPDGQFLDVGGNWMLFNQKLKA from the coding sequence ATGCAGAAGACATTTTGGAAACGGTTCTTTAGTTATTTTGGAGAGTTACATGTTGAAAGTGCTCCAAGTACCTATAATCCACATCTTTATGTAAGCTTGCGGAGAGGCCGTTACCAGTTGTGTACAGCCCATGCGGTGTACTCTTATGAAGATCGTTATGATAATTTTGTCAGGGCCTTTAAAAAGGCAAAGTTGCATGACCGGAAAATAGATAATGTCCTGATCCTCGGGTTTGGCTTGGGGAGCATTCCTATTATTTTGGAAAAACAAGGCCACGATTATTATTTTACGGCCGTTGAGATTGATGAGGAAGTCTTATACCTGGCCAACAAGTATTCTCTCTCTGATATGACCTCGAATATTGAATTGATTTGTGCGGATGCCAACGCTTTTGTGATGCAATGTTCAGATCGTTATGATATGATCTGCATGGATGTTTTCCTGGACGATACGGTTCCTTCAGTGTTCGAAGAAGCCCTGTTTTTACAAAAGATAAAAAAACTGCTGACGCCCAATGGGCTTTTTTTGTACAACCGGCTGGCCGCCAATTCGGAGGATGTTAAAAAGACGAAGACTTTTTTTGAGGAAGGATTTTTACCCGTTTTTCCCGACGGGCAATTCCTTGATGTTGGCGGTAATTGGATGCTTTTTAACCAAAAATTGAAAGCATGA